One part of the Ziziphus jujuba cultivar Dongzao chromosome 2, ASM3175591v1 genome encodes these proteins:
- the LOC125422618 gene encoding probable S-adenosylmethionine-dependent methyltransferase At5g38100, with product MANLEAFLRTDGSGPYSYTRNSTLKFFTSLSPERTYFALGFPGSFDGCLFLSSSLHFVHFSYTNLQWLSKVQKEVEDKKSPAWNKGRIFYLNSSHKVVKSYEAQYFKDMEKFLNARAQEIVHGGLMAIIVPACPNGTPHFEVFINKAIELLGCCLMGMAKKGKTSE from the exons ATGGCAAATCTGGAAGCATTCCTTAGGACTGATGGATCTGGCCCTTATAGCTACACTAGAAACTCTACCCTTAAg TTTTTCACATCTCTTTCTCCAGAAAGAACATACTTTGCATTGGGATTTCCAGGTTCTTTCGATGGTTGCTTGTTTCTCAGTTCCTCTCTACACTTTGTCCACTTTTCATATACTAATTTGCAATGGCTATCTAAAGTACAAAAAGAAGTGGAGGACAAGAAATCTCCTGCTTGGAACAAAGGGAGGATTTTCTACTTAAATTCTTCCCACAAAGTTGTGAAATCTTATGAAGCTCAATATTTCAAGGACATGGAGAAGTTTCTAAATGCTAGAGCACAAGAGATTGTCCATGGAGGGTTAATGGCCATTATTGTTCCAGCTTGCCCCAATGGAACTCCACATTTTGAAGTTTTCATTAACAAGGCTATAGAACTTCTCGGATGTTGCCTCATGGGCATGGCCAAAAAG GGTAAGACAAGTGAATAG
- the LOC107418649 gene encoding loganic acid O-methyltransferase-like produces the protein MAEHEAFPMNGGSGLYSYTRNSTFQRKDTEAARELINKGIAEKLYLNNISSSSNTFRLADLGCSVGPNTFLAVENIVDSVEDKYKSQGLNHHLPEFQVFFNDHISNDFNQLFSSLPPERRYYATGVPGSFHGRLFPSSSLHFVYSSHAVHWLSRVPKEVLDKNSPAWNKGRIHYSNSPIEVVKSYEAQYVKDMERFLNARAQEIVHGGLMALLVPACPNETPHSELFFNKITELLGSCFMELAKKGMISEEKVDSFNVPLYNATFQQAEAIVDQNGYFSIEIMESLTKENPPSRLHSSGLRAGLEDLIKQHFGDEIDFDKLFDLYCKKFEEIFSTNQPNKPVVLFLLLKRK, from the exons atggcagAACATGAAGCATTTCCAATGAATGGTGGATCTGGCTTGTATAGCTACACCAGAAACTCCACCTTTCAG AGAAAAGATACAGAGGCTGCTAGAGAACTGATAAACAAGGGAATTGCTGAGAAACTTTATCTCAACAACATTTCATCCTCATCAAACACCTTTAGATTGGCGGATTTGGGGTGCTCAGTTGGACCCAATACATTCTTAGCAGTGGAAAACATAGTTGATTCTGTGGAGGACAAGTACAAAAGCCAAGGACTTAATCATCATCTTCCTGAGTTCCAAGTCTTCTTTAATGATCATATCTCCAATGATTTCAACCAGCTTTTCTCATCCCTTCCTCCTGAGAGAAGATACTATGCAACCGGTGTACCTGGTTCTTTCCATGGTCGCTTGTTTCCAAGTTCCTCTCTACACTTTGTCTATTCTTCCCATGCTGTCCATTGGCTTTCTAGAGTGCCTAAAGAGGTATTGGACAAAAACTCCCCTGCTTGGAACAAAGGGAGGATCCACTACTCAAATTCTCCAATTGAAGTTGTAAAATCTTACGAAGCTCAATATGTCAAGGATATGGAGAGGTTTCTAAATGCAAGAGCTCAAGAGATTGTCCATGGAGGATTAATGGCCCTTCTAGTGCCAGCTTGCCCCAATGAAACTCCCCATTCTGAACTATTTTTCAACAAGATTACAGAACTGCTTGGGTCTTGCTTCATGGAATTGGCCAAAAAG GGTATGATAAGTGAAGAGAAAGTTGATTCCTTCAACGTACCATTGTACAATGCAACTTTCCAGCAAGCAGAAGCAATTGTGGACCAAAATGGATATTTCAGCATAGAAATAATGGAGAGCCTAACCAAGGAAAACCCACCATCTAGACTCCACTCCTCTGGACTTAGAGCTGGTCTTGAGGATTTGATAAAGCAACATTTTGGAGATGAGATTGACTTTGACAAGCTTTTTGATTTGTATTGCAagaaatttgaagaaattttttctaCCAATCAACCAAATAAACCAGTTGTTCTATTTCTTTTACTCAAACGTAAATGA